In Chrysoperla carnea chromosome 2, inChrCarn1.1, whole genome shotgun sequence, the following proteins share a genomic window:
- the LOC123291604 gene encoding mediator of RNA polymerase II transcription subunit 10: protein IYYYCQIFCQFHNRKIDFTIIRMASSSPLENLETQLEMFIENVRQIRIIVSDFQPQGQNVLNQKIQSLVHGLQEIDKLKSQVTDVHVPLEVFDYIDQGRNPQLYTKDCIEKALAKNEQVKGKIDAYRKFKANMLLELSRTFPNELNKYRAVRGDE, encoded by the exons atttattattattgtcaaatttTCTGTCAATTTCAcaatcgaaaaattgatttcacaatCATAAGAATGGCATCGTCTTCTCCGTTGGAAAATTTAGAAACTCAATTAGAaatgtttattgaaaatgtacGACAAATACGAATTATTGTTAGTGATTTTCAACCACAAGGACAAAATGTcctaaatcaaaaaat acAATCTTTGGTTCATGGTTTACAAGAAATCGACAAATTAAAGTCACAAGTAACTGATGTTCATGTTCCATTGGAAGTCTTTGA ttacATTGACCAAGGAAGAAATCCTCAATTATATACAAAAGATTGTATAGAAAAAGCATTGGCGAAGAACGAACAAGTTAAGGGAAAAATTGACGCGTATCGTAAATTCAAAGCTAATATGCTTTTAGAATTAAGTCGAACATTTCCTAATGAACTGAATAAGTATCGTGCTGTAAGAGGCGATGAATAG
- the LOC123291649 gene encoding GTP-binding protein 128up yields MSTILEKIAAIESEMARTQKNKATALHLGLLKARLAKLRRELITPKGGGGATGEGFDVAKTGDARIGFVGFPSVGKSTLLSTLAGVYSEVAAYEFTTLTTVPGCIKYKGAKIQLLDLPGIIEGAKDGKGRGRQVIAVARTCSLIFMVLDVLKPLHHKKLLEHELEGFGLRLNKQPPNINFRRKDKGGINLNSMCAQSELDSETVKTILSEYKIHNADITLRYDATSDDLIDVIEGNRIYVPCIYLLNKIDQISIEELDVIYKIPHCVPISAHHKWNFDDLLEKMWEYLKLVRIYTKPKGQLPDYSSPIVLHSERTTVEDFCNKLHRTIAKEFKYALVWGSSVKHQPQKVGIDHVLCDEDVVQIVKKV; encoded by the exons atgagtacaattttggaaaaaattgcgGCCATCGAATCGGAg aTGGCCCGCactcaaaaaaataaagcaaCAGCCTTACATTTGGGTTTATTAAAAGCTCGTTTAGCTAAATTACGACGGGAATTAATTACACCCAAAGGTGGTGGCGGTGCAACCGGCGAAGGTTTCGATGTGGCTAAAACAGGTGATGCTCGTATTGGTTTTGTAGGCTTTCCATCTGTCGGTAAATCAACTTTGTTAAGTACACTAGCCGGTGTTTATTCCGAAGTTGCCGCATACGAATTCACAACTTTAACAACTGTTCctggatgtattaaatataaagGTGCTAAAATTCAA ttATTGGATCTTCCCGGAATTATTGAAGGTGCTAAAGATGGTAAAGGTCGTGGTCGACAAGTAATTGCCGTCGCTCGCACTTGCAGtcttatttttatggtattagaTGTTTTAAAACCATTAcaccacaaaaaattattggaacatGAATTGGAAGGTTTTGGTTTACGACTGAATAAACAAccaccaaatattaattttcgacGGAAAGATAAAGGTggaatcaatttaaattcaatg TGTGCACAATCTGAGTTGGATTCGGAAAcagttaaaacaattttatctgaatataaaattcataacgCTGATATTACATTAAGATACGATGCAACCAGCGATGACTTAATTGATGTTATTGAGGGTAATCGAATTTACGTACCCTGTATTTATTTACTCAATAAAATAg atcaaATAAGCATTGAAGAATTGGATGTTATTTATAAGATTCCACATTGTGTGCCGATTTCAGCTCATCATAAATggaattttgatgatttattagaaaaaatgtgggaatatttaaaattagtacGAAT TTATACAAAACCAAAAGGACAATTACCCGATTACAGTTCACCAATTGTATTACATTCAGAACGAACAACTGTTGaagatttttgtaataaattacatCGCACTATTGCAAAAGAATTTAAATA TGCTCTAGTTTGGGGTTCATCTGTAAAACATCAACCACAAAAAGTTGGTATTGATCACGTTTTGTGCGACGAAGATGTTGTACAAATTGTAAAGAaagtttga